In a single window of the Bacillus clarus genome:
- a CDS encoding DUF438 domain-containing protein, which yields MSEIINNREQENMNEFERQAILKEIIIGLHNGKNVEEVKAQFEEAVGNITVAEISKLEQALMDEEGIPVEEVQRLCSVHTAIFKGAIEEIHGLDQSEEQPGHPIHTFKLENKEIDLLINFKIQLHYEQFENEDSEKNVYKLIEDLNLLLDVDKHYSRKENLLFPYLEKYGIYGPTQVMWGIDDVIRNAIKEAKLKLINYNGDKQSVLDNINFVIRETTEMIFKEENILLPMALQTLTEDEWVKIAHESDGIGYCLTGPAGVWKPERNVIQEKEAMSEGFIRLETGMLSLKQLELMLNHLPVDITYIDKDDVVRYFSHGKERIFARTKAIIGRTVQNCHPPKSVHVVEKLLEDFKSGNKDCEDFWIKFKDKYVYIRYFAIRSENGEYMGTLEFTQNINQIQGIQGEKRILS from the coding sequence ATGAGTGAAATAATTAACAATCGTGAACAAGAGAATATGAATGAATTTGAACGTCAAGCAATCTTAAAAGAAATTATTATAGGTCTTCATAATGGGAAAAATGTTGAAGAAGTAAAGGCTCAATTTGAAGAAGCTGTTGGTAATATTACCGTTGCGGAAATTTCAAAGCTTGAACAGGCACTTATGGACGAAGAAGGAATTCCAGTGGAAGAAGTTCAACGTTTATGTTCCGTTCATACAGCTATATTTAAAGGGGCCATTGAAGAAATTCATGGATTAGATCAATCTGAAGAACAACCTGGGCATCCAATTCATACATTTAAGCTTGAAAACAAAGAAATTGACCTACTTATTAACTTCAAAATTCAACTTCACTATGAACAATTCGAAAATGAAGATAGTGAAAAAAACGTTTATAAACTAATAGAAGATTTAAATCTATTATTAGATGTAGATAAACACTACAGTCGCAAAGAAAATTTACTTTTCCCTTATTTAGAAAAGTACGGTATTTATGGGCCAACACAAGTAATGTGGGGAATCGATGATGTTATTCGCAATGCCATTAAAGAGGCAAAACTAAAGCTAATAAACTATAACGGAGATAAACAGTCCGTTTTAGATAATATCAACTTCGTCATTCGTGAAACAACTGAAATGATTTTTAAAGAAGAAAATATTTTACTTCCGATGGCGCTTCAAACTCTTACGGAAGACGAATGGGTTAAAATCGCTCATGAAAGCGATGGAATTGGCTATTGTTTAACAGGTCCTGCGGGTGTATGGAAGCCTGAAAGAAACGTGATACAAGAGAAAGAAGCTATGTCCGAAGGATTTATTCGATTAGAAACAGGGATGCTATCTTTAAAACAATTAGAACTGATGTTGAACCACTTGCCTGTGGATATTACGTACATTGACAAGGATGATGTTGTCCGCTATTTCTCTCATGGAAAAGAGCGAATATTTGCTCGCACAAAAGCCATAATTGGTAGAACAGTCCAAAACTGCCATCCTCCAAAAAGCGTTCATGTCGTTGAAAAGCTCTTGGAAGATTTCAAATCTGGAAATAAAGATTGTGAAGATTTTTGGATTAAATTTAAAGATAAATATGTATATATTCGCTATTTTGCTATACGTAGTGAAAATGGAGAATATATGGGTACCCTTGAATTCACACAAAACATCAATCAAATTCAAGGAATTCAAGGAGAAAAACGTATTCTTTCATAA
- a CDS encoding DUF1858 domain-containing protein, which translates to MIKMIDFSQTVGDLVTQYPEIIPILKKLGFEHITKPGMLRTASRVMTIPNGCRMKGISFDLVTKAFETNGFKIKE; encoded by the coding sequence ATGATAAAAATGATTGATTTTAGTCAAACAGTTGGCGATTTGGTTACCCAATACCCTGAAATCATCCCTATCTTAAAAAAACTAGGCTTTGAACATATAACGAAACCCGGCATGCTGCGAACAGCTAGCCGGGTAATGACTATTCCAAATGGATGCCGGATGAAAGGAATTTCGTTTGATCTCGTAACAAAAGCGTTTGAAACTAATGGATTTAAAATTAAAGAATAG
- a CDS encoding Crp/Fnr family transcriptional regulator, translated as MKEEMIKKHLRDVFLFKELSEEELQPIVDISRLRMYKARSFVFMQGDPLDRVFFIHSGKVKIQKTDATGKEQIIAVLQAGEMFPHAGFFRRGVFPAHAEIIETAQLIVTPIADFEKILIQYPELCIKLFKILGEKIVDLQNRLEEQILHDTYEQIIMLLLRLCKSNGIQVNHTYTLKTQFTNRELANMIGTSRETVSRTISQLKRRKLIDLDESSCYIIDPNTLEEEIL; from the coding sequence ATGAAAGAAGAAATGATCAAAAAACATTTACGAGATGTCTTCCTCTTTAAAGAACTTTCAGAAGAAGAGCTTCAGCCTATTGTAGATATTTCACGATTACGAATGTATAAAGCAAGGTCATTTGTATTTATGCAAGGCGATCCACTTGACCGTGTTTTTTTTATCCACTCAGGTAAAGTAAAAATTCAAAAAACAGATGCAACTGGAAAAGAGCAAATTATTGCTGTACTTCAAGCCGGAGAAATGTTTCCACACGCTGGGTTCTTTCGACGAGGTGTCTTTCCAGCTCATGCCGAAATAATTGAAACTGCGCAATTAATCGTTACTCCAATCGCCGATTTCGAGAAAATTTTGATTCAGTACCCTGAATTATGTATTAAATTGTTTAAAATTCTGGGAGAAAAAATTGTGGATCTTCAGAACCGATTAGAAGAACAAATTCTTCATGATACGTATGAACAAATTATTATGTTATTACTTCGCTTATGTAAATCAAATGGTATACAAGTAAATCATACATATACATTAAAAACTCAATTTACAAATCGAGAGCTCGCCAATATGATTGGAACATCAAGGGAAACAGTTAGTCGCACAATTAGTCAGTTAAAACGAAGAAAATTAATTGATCTTGATGAAAGCAGCTGTTACATTATTGATCCCAATACTTTAGAAGAAGAAATTCTTTGA
- the ric gene encoding iron-sulfur cluster repair di-iron protein, which yields MEHTFTETSIIGDIVTQFPKASDLFKSYRIDFCCGGNRPLIDAINERNLSAAAVITELNTLYHKTKLLNKSEIDWKTASYRKLIDYVINKHHHYLNEELPLLSPYVTKVLRVHGADQPHLAQIHKLFHELKTELEQHLIKEETEDFPLILAFEQNPTDENYAKLRKVVDELENEHNHAGNIIKDLRKVTNDFNPPEGACGTYRLVYQRLEALESDLFQHIHLENNILFPRAIAKA from the coding sequence ATGGAACATACATTTACTGAGACTTCTATTATTGGTGATATTGTCACACAATTCCCAAAGGCTAGTGATCTTTTTAAATCATATAGAATAGATTTTTGCTGTGGTGGTAATAGACCACTTATTGATGCTATTAATGAGCGGAATTTATCAGCAGCAGCGGTTATTACAGAGTTAAATACTCTTTATCATAAAACAAAACTATTAAACAAATCCGAAATTGATTGGAAAACCGCTTCTTATCGCAAATTGATTGACTATGTTATAAATAAGCATCATCACTATTTAAATGAAGAGTTACCACTGTTAAGTCCATATGTGACAAAAGTATTACGCGTTCATGGAGCAGATCAGCCTCATTTGGCTCAAATTCACAAGTTATTTCATGAATTAAAAACTGAATTAGAACAGCATTTAATTAAAGAAGAAACTGAAGATTTCCCATTAATTTTAGCATTTGAACAAAATCCAACTGATGAAAATTATGCAAAATTACGCAAAGTAGTGGACGAATTGGAAAATGAACATAACCACGCTGGCAATATTATTAAAGATCTTCGTAAGGTTACAAATGACTTTAATCCTCCAGAAGGAGCTTGTGGTACTTATCGTCTCGTTTACCAGCGACTTGAAGCCCTTGAATCTGATTTGTTTCAGCATATTCATTTAGAAAATAATATTTTATTTCCACGTGCAATTGCAAAAGCTTAA
- a CDS encoding DUF4407 domain-containing protein, translating into MVVLSNIGAALFLIAIILSILCIISFFKKNGKAMKYGQPAIILFMISILMVLTAATTSDHPVIEFFAILSFILFIFFFVLAILSVIKKTGVAKKQFLITAVLFIAFVTLIGISGPSPEKTTATNKKIASNTEEKKDKEKKESDEKVRKQEDEKSQAEEQVHKQQKDEKRQAEEQARKQQEDEKRQAEEQTRKQQEDEKRQAEEQARKQQEEQQRQAAEQARKQQEEQQRQAQRQAEEQARKQQEEQKTQQTQTQPAAGNNSNTYYKNCDAVRAAGKAPLYKDQPGYSSKLDRDGDGVACER; encoded by the coding sequence ATGGTAGTTTTGAGTAATATTGGTGCTGCTTTATTTTTAATTGCTATAATTCTTTCCATCTTATGCATCATTTCATTCTTTAAGAAAAACGGCAAAGCGATGAAGTATGGTCAACCTGCTATTATTCTTTTTATGATTTCAATTTTAATGGTACTGACTGCTGCTACAACATCTGACCATCCAGTAATCGAGTTTTTTGCTATTTTAAGTTTCATCTTATTCATATTCTTCTTTGTGCTAGCAATACTATCTGTTATTAAGAAAACTGGTGTAGCAAAAAAACAATTTTTAATTACAGCTGTTTTGTTTATCGCTTTTGTAACATTAATAGGAATTTCAGGTCCTTCCCCTGAAAAAACAACAGCGACAAATAAAAAAATTGCATCTAATACTGAAGAGAAAAAGGATAAAGAAAAGAAAGAATCTGACGAAAAAGTACGCAAGCAAGAGGATGAAAAAAGTCAAGCTGAAGAGCAAGTTCATAAACAGCAAAAAGATGAGAAACGTCAAGCTGAGGAACAAGCTCGTAAACAGCAAGAAGATGAGAAACGTCAAGCTGAGGAACAAACTCGTAAACAGCAAGAAGATGAGAAACGTCAAGCTGAAGAACAAGCTCGTAAACAACAAGAAGAACAGCAACGTCAAGCCGCAGAACAAGCTCGTAAACAACAGGAAGAGCAGCAACGTCAAGCGCAACGTCAAGCCGAGGAGCAAGCCCGTAAACAACAGGAAGAACAAAAAACTCAGCAAACCCAAACACAACCTGCAGCAGGAAACAATAGTAATACATACTATAAAAATTGTGATGCAGTTAGAGCAGCTGGGAAAGCTCCTTTATATAAAGACCAACCAGGATATAGTAGTAAACTAGATCGCGATGGCGATGGCGTTGCGTGTGAAAGATAG
- the exsG gene encoding exosporium protein ExsG, translating to MEFQLLVTCVLQEGNVYFLVTKVDDVITLKVPITAGVAGLFLALGVPRCS from the coding sequence ATGGAATTCCAATTGTTAGTAACTTGTGTGTTACAAGAAGGTAATGTTTACTTTTTAGTAACAAAAGTAGATGATGTTATTACGTTGAAAGTACCAATCACAGCAGGTGTAGCAGGATTATTTTTAGCGTTAGGTGTACCAAGATGTTCTTAA
- a CDS encoding esterase/lipase family protein yields the protein MRIMKRCMALLIVFFIMTPMFVSIHVEAEVVKTNGKGFPDTEVFTPGDWFLGEKPLNYDEKKPPVVFVQGRNGSADSWYGKTVYHDINDMYDYAFKAGYQTVFIQLYDAAGKGSASQWDNGKLLAQKLEEIYNHFGKKVNIVAHSKGGVDTQAALVGYGANRFVGNVVTLASPHYGSNLADLSYSWWAGWLASLLGQKDDGTYSLQTGEMAQFRSLIDNNPAVKLNRYYTVAGTSWGPVFSALSMGGLYLYSYGSNDGLVNEWSTRLPYGTHLFTDSRFDHDNIRKGSAVFSRIEPYLRTASAAIAPLASNYDSYEKVDELNTTSNQNILGGELLQNKWEDQTFAVDKKAEGVVTVLTASSDVEIQLLSPTGKVYTNKDSAIATGEGESFFKGATIRTFKFDGMEVGDWHVKMMATKQKDAYMIVTDYKKEAPFVLNMPAKIKINKTQYELKKSPAASEMKGDLSLTVRVMNKEGKVISESNEIQTLNKTTFTGALKNIKQPGVYNVTIDIKGVNKEGKPYNRTIVKSVYVEQ from the coding sequence ATGCGAATTATGAAAAGGTGTATGGCGTTACTTATTGTATTTTTTATCATGACTCCTATGTTTGTTAGTATTCATGTGGAAGCCGAAGTTGTAAAAACAAATGGGAAAGGGTTTCCGGATACAGAAGTATTTACTCCGGGAGATTGGTTTTTAGGGGAGAAACCTTTGAATTATGATGAAAAAAAACCTCCTGTTGTTTTTGTACAAGGAAGGAATGGAAGTGCTGATAGCTGGTATGGAAAAACGGTTTATCATGACATAAATGATATGTACGATTACGCTTTTAAAGCCGGTTATCAAACCGTTTTTATTCAGCTTTATGATGCAGCTGGAAAAGGTTCTGCTAGTCAATGGGACAACGGGAAACTATTAGCACAAAAACTTGAAGAAATTTATAACCATTTCGGTAAAAAAGTGAATATTGTTGCTCATAGTAAAGGAGGCGTTGATACGCAAGCGGCGCTTGTCGGATATGGAGCAAATCGCTTCGTCGGAAATGTTGTTACGCTTGCTTCTCCGCATTACGGATCTAATTTGGCAGATTTATCGTATAGTTGGTGGGCAGGGTGGCTTGCTTCATTGTTAGGCCAAAAAGATGATGGTACGTATTCATTGCAAACGGGTGAGATGGCGCAATTTCGTTCTCTTATAGATAATAATCCAGCAGTTAAATTAAATCGCTATTATACAGTTGCAGGGACGAGCTGGGGTCCAGTCTTTTCAGCGTTATCCATGGGAGGTTTATATTTATATTCATATGGATCTAACGATGGTTTAGTGAATGAATGGAGCACAAGGTTACCATATGGAACACATTTATTTACAGACTCGAGATTTGATCATGATAATATTCGAAAAGGATCAGCTGTTTTTTCACGAATTGAACCTTATTTACGTACCGCAAGTGCAGCAATAGCTCCGTTAGCTTCAAATTATGATTCTTATGAAAAGGTAGATGAGTTAAATACAACTTCTAACCAAAATATTTTAGGCGGTGAATTACTGCAAAATAAGTGGGAAGATCAAACCTTCGCAGTTGATAAGAAAGCAGAAGGAGTAGTGACGGTTTTAACAGCTTCCTCGGATGTAGAAATACAACTTCTATCTCCAACTGGAAAAGTGTACACAAATAAAGATAGTGCAATAGCTACTGGTGAAGGGGAATCCTTTTTTAAAGGAGCGACCATACGAACATTTAAATTCGATGGAATGGAAGTAGGAGATTGGCATGTTAAAATGATGGCAACAAAGCAGAAAGATGCATACATGATTGTAACAGATTACAAAAAAGAGGCTCCATTTGTTTTAAACATGCCAGCAAAAATTAAGATAAACAAAACACAATATGAATTAAAAAAATCACCTGCTGCTTCGGAAATGAAAGGGGACCTTTCATTAACAGTACGAGTAATGAATAAAGAAGGGAAGGTAATATCTGAATCAAATGAAATACAAACATTAAATAAAACTACTTTTACAGGGGCTTTAAAAAATATAAAACAGCCAGGTGTTTATAACGTAACGATTGATATAAAAGGAGTGAATAAGGAAGGAAAGCCATATAATCGTACGATTGTTAAGTCTGTTTATGTGGAGCAGTAA
- a CDS encoding DUF1064 domain-containing protein, translated as MFYNLEIDGHIFDSKAEANYYQGLKLRHASGEIDGFELQPVFNLQPAFKKNGKDFQAITYIADFMVYLPNGDVEVIDIKGMVTETFAVKRKMFEFKYPHLQLIPLKHVQKYGGYITLDEYNKLQRAEKRAKKLKQAK; from the coding sequence ATTTTTTATAATCTTGAGATTGATGGTCATATATTTGATTCGAAAGCGGAAGCGAATTATTACCAGGGATTAAAGCTGCGCCATGCTTCTGGGGAAATAGATGGATTTGAATTACAACCGGTTTTTAATTTGCAACCAGCATTTAAGAAAAACGGCAAAGACTTTCAAGCAATTACATATATAGCGGACTTCATGGTCTATTTGCCAAATGGTGATGTGGAAGTCATTGATATCAAGGGTATGGTAACAGAAACATTTGCAGTAAAAAGAAAAATGTTCGAATTCAAGTACCCACATTTGCAGCTCATTCCATTAAAGCATGTCCAAAAATATGGTGGTTATATCACATTGGATGAGTACAACAAATTGCAAAGAGCTGAGAAAAGAGCAAAAAAACTAAAACAAGCCAAATAA
- a CDS encoding DUF7668 domain-containing protein, translating into MNQNETKEIIITSLKPIIQNLVDDNLSILSSNSQIESELTEQDIIEEINLYPGTMTLPPDNAYHNWDKTIHLFEKDKPIKVENLTLTDHLDFDLFFDNKLSDLTLQCNIYEDNHSNLSIKIENIHVL; encoded by the coding sequence TTGAATCAAAACGAAACAAAAGAAATCATTATTACATCACTAAAACCAATCATTCAAAACTTAGTTGACGATAATCTTTCTATACTATCGTCTAATAGCCAAATAGAGTCCGAATTAACAGAACAAGACATTATAGAAGAAATAAACTTGTACCCTGGTACTATGACTCTCCCACCAGATAACGCTTATCATAATTGGGATAAAACTATACATCTTTTCGAAAAAGATAAACCGATCAAAGTTGAAAACCTGACACTCACCGACCATCTTGATTTCGATTTATTTTTTGATAACAAATTAAGTGACTTAACTCTTCAATGCAACATTTATGAAGATAATCATTCAAACTTATCTATCAAAATTGAAAATATCCACGTGCTTTAA
- a CDS encoding ArpU family phage packaging/lysis transcriptional regulator: protein MSFFKRVDEKEIRPFVIEELQKYRVLRIRFQNQQERAELGAELLFPELSQVNKHELKYRQLKRAFEQALDEDEQKILAMKYMSVKELNDEYIYTVLGMKKGKFYRKRKSGIINLATALGMV, encoded by the coding sequence TTGTCATTTTTTAAACGCGTAGATGAAAAAGAAATTCGCCCTTTCGTGATAGAAGAGTTACAGAAATATAGAGTTTTACGAATTAGGTTTCAAAACCAGCAAGAAAGAGCAGAATTAGGTGCGGAACTACTATTTCCAGAGTTAAGTCAAGTGAACAAGCACGAGTTGAAGTATAGACAATTAAAACGAGCTTTCGAACAAGCTCTTGATGAAGATGAACAAAAAATTCTTGCAATGAAGTATATGAGTGTAAAAGAGTTGAATGATGAGTACATTTACACAGTCCTTGGAATGAAGAAAGGGAAGTTTTATAGAAAACGTAAATCGGGCATTATCAATTTGGCAACCGCACTTGGCATGGTATAA
- a CDS encoding WXG100 family type VII secretion target, which produces MVQIKITPEMLEEVANRASNTRNTLESIHNNLCNQIDHLCYQWIGASNQNSVQMFNDAKPKAFTSINSIVQVEEDLKRIAEKFHNADNQDVILEEDTTISKPSSGEEFDGGKLARDVAGELTGEYDLRRVWEGVDPSTGDKLSWLDRVGAGGMMVLGVTPVGKLAKLAKGAKMTVKATRKLTPAERAAKKGFPDIKTSPNGGPDFKDTPYLYPTKEGQRNIVPIEMTGNRQKDFKEHYLTYNGGEPERYVFVDEDGEEYIVTQFIPIKYDEESGRNLEYCLDTLRVGKVLPDWLIPFADETGGDLYCFSLKEGEEGSIYYWSHEYEFGEDPEEHVFYLTNSLKTFIDSMVEDE; this is translated from the coding sequence ATGGTTCAAATCAAGATAACACCTGAAATGCTAGAAGAAGTCGCAAATCGTGCAAGCAATACAAGAAACACATTAGAATCAATACATAATAACTTATGTAACCAAATTGATCATTTATGTTATCAATGGATAGGTGCCTCTAATCAAAATTCCGTCCAAATGTTCAATGATGCAAAACCAAAAGCTTTTACCTCTATAAATTCGATTGTACAGGTAGAAGAAGATTTGAAGCGAATCGCTGAAAAATTTCACAATGCAGATAATCAAGATGTTATACTAGAAGAAGATACAACTATTAGTAAGCCCTCTAGTGGAGAAGAATTTGATGGTGGGAAATTAGCTCGTGATGTAGCCGGAGAATTGACTGGTGAATATGATCTCCGACGTGTTTGGGAGGGCGTAGATCCCTCAACAGGTGATAAACTTTCATGGTTGGATCGAGTGGGAGCTGGTGGAATGATGGTTCTGGGTGTTACACCGGTTGGGAAGCTCGCTAAACTTGCTAAAGGTGCTAAGATGACAGTTAAGGCTACTCGTAAATTAACACCAGCAGAACGTGCAGCAAAGAAAGGTTTTCCGGATATTAAGACGTCTCCAAATGGAGGGCCTGATTTCAAAGATACTCCTTACTTGTATCCAACTAAAGAAGGACAAAGAAATATTGTTCCAATCGAAATGACAGGTAACAGACAAAAAGATTTTAAAGAACATTATTTAACATATAACGGCGGAGAACCTGAACGCTACGTATTTGTAGATGAAGATGGAGAAGAATACATAGTGACTCAATTTATCCCTATTAAATACGATGAGGAAAGCGGAAGAAATTTAGAATATTGCCTTGATACCTTACGAGTAGGTAAGGTGCTTCCAGATTGGTTGATTCCTTTTGCAGATGAAACTGGGGGCGATCTCTATTGTTTTAGCTTAAAAGAAGGAGAAGAAGGATCGATTTACTATTGGAGTCATGAATACGAATTTGGTGAAGACCCAGAAGAACATGTTTTTTACCTTACAAATTCACTAAAAACATTTATTGATTCAATGGTCGAAGATGAATAA
- a CDS encoding right-handed parallel beta-helix repeat-containing protein produces the protein MDYLIELNQWGIKEGLPTKPYVDADYIQADENIRGINNALQFAASNNYSEVILPKGNYALCYPREIVMVSNLDFNLNGSTLKVIYDSNKKSPFDNRTTTDYYNFKGNSIVFSKVTNSKLCGGTIIGCRDDRSFSNPLEVAMENTYGVLFQKSSNYCSVKNCKVRDYMGDNISFSSNSIFDYGEFDQGLTLSALDYNTGQTITSTNTLTTKMLNIPQDLTPKVISFLIAGAGYAKTTNLNSKDLDIFFYDNNNNFIGVMKKRRIYTDISIPVNAMKFRLQFYNENNVNKNLQYTIMFGGIPHHNTVEKCEVSNGHRGGITLGGNYNEVINNKIRDNGKGLVRFLDGKPIFNNPTRYSINMEDSYGASCTIKDNEIYGSYHGILVGCYDVLIEHNHIYNIDYLAINLYSLMHATIKDNFLYNCQNNIGLMTSNFSTAFVNIIDNSFTGGNMNLTNDSYRVSLSNNQYVNPDFIALGDNCTFDNNYIIFTENPTTTPWIKANKISKCTFKSVLTQREMTFKVKEYDSCRFENLRVRSENPNTQNVDVCEFTRSELLNCELRNHLFSGRPMNIKVTKSKLIDTTCEVGITNADNQVPYTSLEGCAISINTKNNLFLSDTNRPYTTYVVEKCNVTINNPAFASLLASGAVAGVNELILKDNGFVYTGTVPLNLKYYTNKNHIRNFINSNNTFTNINLPAVN, from the coding sequence TTGGATTATTTAATTGAATTAAATCAGTGGGGCATAAAAGAAGGGTTACCTACTAAACCCTATGTAGATGCAGATTATATACAAGCTGATGAGAATATCCGGGGGATAAACAATGCGCTACAATTTGCAGCATCTAATAATTACTCTGAAGTTATTCTTCCAAAAGGCAATTACGCCCTATGTTACCCACGTGAGATTGTTATGGTTTCCAATTTAGATTTTAATTTAAATGGATCAACATTAAAAGTTATATACGATTCTAATAAAAAATCGCCATTTGACAATAGAACAACTACTGATTATTACAACTTCAAAGGGAATAGTATCGTATTTAGTAAAGTCACCAATTCTAAATTATGTGGTGGAACTATAATTGGATGTAGGGACGACAGAAGTTTCTCTAATCCTTTAGAAGTAGCAATGGAGAATACGTATGGTGTTCTCTTTCAAAAAAGTTCAAATTATTGTTCTGTTAAAAATTGTAAGGTTCGCGATTATATGGGCGATAATATTTCATTTAGCTCAAACTCGATATTTGACTATGGAGAATTTGATCAAGGTCTTACTTTGAGTGCCTTAGATTACAACACTGGACAAACTATTACCTCTACGAATACACTCACAACAAAGATGTTAAACATACCTCAAGATTTAACACCAAAGGTTATTTCCTTTCTTATAGCTGGAGCAGGATACGCCAAAACAACAAATTTAAATAGTAAAGACTTGGATATCTTCTTTTACGATAATAACAACAATTTCATAGGGGTTATGAAGAAAAGAAGAATCTATACAGATATTTCAATCCCAGTTAACGCAATGAAATTTAGACTTCAATTTTATAATGAAAACAATGTAAATAAGAATCTGCAATATACAATTATGTTTGGTGGTATACCTCACCATAACACTGTTGAAAAATGCGAGGTTTCTAATGGGCATAGGGGTGGTATCACTTTAGGGGGGAATTACAACGAAGTTATAAATAATAAAATCCGCGATAATGGAAAAGGATTGGTTAGGTTTTTGGATGGAAAACCTATTTTCAACAATCCAACTCGTTATTCAATAAACATGGAAGATTCATACGGAGCAAGCTGTACCATAAAAGATAACGAAATTTACGGAAGTTATCACGGTATTTTAGTTGGTTGCTATGATGTCTTAATAGAACATAATCACATTTACAATATAGACTACCTAGCGATTAATCTTTATTCCTTAATGCATGCAACTATTAAGGATAATTTCTTATACAACTGTCAAAATAACATTGGACTCATGACTTCTAATTTTAGTACGGCGTTTGTGAATATTATAGACAACAGTTTCACAGGCGGTAATATGAATTTAACTAATGATTCATATAGGGTTTCTTTATCTAACAATCAATACGTAAACCCTGATTTCATTGCATTGGGAGATAATTGCACATTTGATAATAATTATATTATTTTTACAGAAAATCCGACTACCACACCATGGATAAAAGCAAACAAAATAAGCAAATGTACCTTTAAATCGGTTTTAACACAAAGAGAGATGACGTTTAAAGTTAAAGAATATGATAGTTGTAGATTCGAAAATTTACGAGTCAGATCAGAAAACCCTAATACTCAAAATGTAGACGTTTGTGAGTTCACAAGGTCAGAGCTTCTTAATTGCGAGTTAAGAAATCATTTGTTTAGTGGGCGTCCAATGAATATTAAAGTTACAAAATCAAAACTTATAGATACAACTTGCGAAGTTGGTATTACAAATGCGGATAATCAAGTACCATACACTTCACTGGAAGGCTGTGCCATCTCCATTAATACGAAAAATAATTTATTCTTATCTGATACAAATCGTCCATATACAACTTATGTAGTAGAGAAATGCAATGTTACTATTAATAATCCAGCATTCGCTTCTCTCTTAGCTTCAGGAGCAGTAGCGGGAGTAAACGAGTTAATTTTAAAAGATAATGGATTTGTTTATACAGGAACAGTACCATTGAATTTAAAATATTACACAAATAAAAATCATATCCGTAACTTCATCAATTCGAATAACACCTTTACAAATATCAATTTACCTGCTGTGAATTAA